A part of Curtobacterium sp. MCLR17_036 genomic DNA contains:
- the otsB gene encoding trehalose-phosphatase, giving the protein MREPTADLSAVTAALETLAAAPRLVVALDFDGTLAPFADEPSQVGALPGSWAAVLTLHRAPDTEVVLVSGRPLDSLAAVSYAPEGMALVGSHGVEWRVDGHDEAALTDDEAERVARVGAALDEVGARYPGVVIEHKPAGHGVHTRRVSAEVAARADADASEAAHAADPDVLERGGKDIVEFAVRHVTKGDAIVRLRELHGADAVFFAGDDVTDEDAFRVLGDGDVGVKVGPGETTAGYRVADPAALTDVLKQLARLRATR; this is encoded by the coding sequence ATGCGTGAGCCCACCGCCGACCTGTCCGCCGTCACGGCGGCACTCGAGACGCTCGCGGCTGCGCCGCGACTCGTCGTCGCACTGGACTTCGACGGCACGCTCGCGCCGTTCGCCGACGAGCCCTCGCAGGTCGGCGCGCTCCCGGGGTCCTGGGCGGCCGTGCTCACCCTGCACCGTGCGCCGGACACCGAGGTGGTCCTCGTCTCGGGTCGACCGCTCGACAGCCTGGCCGCCGTGTCGTACGCCCCCGAGGGCATGGCGCTCGTCGGCTCGCACGGCGTCGAGTGGCGCGTCGACGGTCACGACGAGGCCGCGCTGACCGACGACGAGGCCGAGCGCGTGGCGCGGGTCGGCGCTGCGCTCGACGAGGTCGGTGCGCGGTACCCCGGCGTCGTCATCGAGCACAAGCCGGCCGGCCACGGGGTGCACACCCGCCGTGTCAGCGCCGAGGTCGCCGCCCGGGCGGACGCCGACGCGAGCGAGGCCGCGCACGCCGCCGACCCCGACGTGCTCGAGCGCGGCGGTAAGGACATCGTCGAGTTCGCCGTCCGGCACGTCACGAAGGGCGACGCGATCGTGCGGCTCCGCGAGCTGCACGGTGCCGACGCGGTGTTCTTCGCCGGCGACGACGTCACCGACGAGGACGCCTTCCGCGTGCTCGGCGACGGCGACGTCGGCGTCAAGGTGGGTCCGGGGGAGACCACCGCCGGGTACCGCGTCGCCGATCCGGCGGCGCTCACCGACGTCCTGAAGCAGCTCGCTCGCCTCCGGGCGACGCGCTGA
- a CDS encoding trehalose-6-phosphate synthase, whose translation MSADRTDQTRYSFVVASNRLPVDRVVDQDGNEGWRHSPGGLVTALEPVMRANDGAWVGWVGQPAVEVEPFDNDGIHIVPVPLSVEDVEEYYEGFSNDTLWPLYHDVIEHPSYHRDWWNAYKRVNERFATQIAEIVEQDGIVWVQDYQLQLVPALLRAKRPDLTIGFFNHIPFPPVGIYAQLPWRAQILDGLLGADVIGFQRQDDASDFLRAVRHIKGYTTKGSMIDVPVDDPDAPRSRKGITVRHVEARHFPISIDAESFEAIARRPEVQERAREIRSSLGNPKTVLLGVDRLDYTKGIRHRIKAFGELVEDGRIKVEDATLIQVASPSRERVDTYATLRDEIELSVGRINGDLGVIGHQPISYLHHGYPREEMVALYLAADIMLVTALRDGMNLVAKEYVAARFDTDGVLILSEFAGAADELKQAVIVNPHDIGALKDSILRAVEMPRRERSTRMRALRKRVRDNDVARWSRSFLEALDRHAPRNAQLDPSATDPADRHREAQTDGTSIFDQDAQSARAAEDTREARDA comes from the coding sequence ATGTCTGCAGACCGCACCGATCAGACCCGGTACTCGTTCGTCGTCGCCTCCAACCGCCTCCCGGTGGACCGCGTCGTCGACCAGGACGGCAACGAGGGCTGGCGGCACTCGCCCGGCGGCCTCGTCACCGCGCTCGAACCCGTGATGCGGGCGAACGACGGCGCCTGGGTGGGGTGGGTCGGGCAGCCGGCGGTCGAGGTCGAGCCGTTCGACAACGACGGGATCCACATCGTGCCGGTCCCGCTCTCCGTCGAGGACGTCGAGGAGTACTACGAGGGGTTCAGCAACGACACCCTGTGGCCGCTGTACCACGACGTGATCGAGCACCCGAGCTACCACCGTGACTGGTGGAACGCGTACAAGCGGGTCAACGAGCGCTTCGCGACGCAGATCGCCGAGATCGTCGAGCAGGACGGCATCGTCTGGGTGCAGGACTACCAGCTGCAGCTCGTGCCGGCACTGCTCCGGGCGAAGCGGCCCGACCTGACGATCGGCTTCTTCAACCACATCCCGTTCCCGCCCGTCGGCATCTACGCGCAGCTGCCCTGGCGTGCGCAGATCCTCGACGGCCTGCTCGGCGCCGACGTCATCGGCTTCCAGCGGCAGGACGACGCCAGCGACTTCCTCCGTGCGGTCCGGCACATCAAGGGCTACACGACGAAGGGGTCGATGATCGACGTGCCCGTCGACGACCCGGACGCGCCACGGAGCCGCAAGGGCATCACGGTGCGCCACGTCGAGGCGCGGCACTTCCCGATCTCGATCGACGCCGAGAGCTTCGAGGCGATCGCCCGCCGGCCCGAGGTGCAGGAACGCGCCCGCGAGATCCGGTCGAGCCTCGGCAACCCGAAGACGGTGCTGCTCGGCGTCGACCGGCTCGACTACACCAAGGGCATCCGGCACCGCATCAAGGCGTTCGGCGAGCTCGTCGAGGACGGCCGCATCAAGGTCGAGGACGCGACGCTCATCCAGGTCGCCAGCCCGAGCCGCGAGCGCGTCGACACCTACGCGACGCTGCGCGACGAGATCGAGCTGAGCGTCGGACGCATCAACGGCGACCTCGGCGTCATCGGGCACCAGCCGATCTCGTACCTGCACCACGGCTACCCGCGCGAGGAGATGGTCGCGCTCTACCTGGCCGCGGACATCATGCTCGTCACCGCGCTGCGCGACGGCATGAACCTCGTCGCCAAGGAGTACGTCGCGGCCCGCTTCGACACCGACGGGGTCCTCATCCTCTCCGAGTTCGCCGGCGCGGCCGACGAGCTCAAGCAGGCCGTCATCGTGAACCCGCACGACATCGGCGCGCTGAAGGACAGCATCCTGCGCGCCGTCGAGATGCCCCGCCGGGAGCGCTCGACCCGGATGCGCGCGCTCCGCAAGCGCGTGCGCGACAACGACGTGGCCCGCTGGTCGCGTTCCTTCCTCGAGGCGCTCGACCGGCACGCGCCGCGCAATGCGCAGCTCGACCCGTCCGCCACGGACCCGGCGGACCGCCACCGCGAGGCGCAGACCGACGGCACGTCGATCTTCGACCAGGACGCGCAGTCCGCGCGGGCCGCCGAGGACACCCGGGAGGCCCGTGATGCGTGA
- a CDS encoding magnesium transporter CorA family protein → MVRTRAWRNGAVTEQDFPVDRISDLVSDPDTFVWVDYTDPQGADLEHVEQELGLHALAVEDALEHGQRPKLDRYRDSLFLVVYDVGWTRDGELATHEVKAFVTERALVTIHGADVDTSSMEHRLATNDDVAAHGVPWLVWALLDAVVDHATDVVESIEQAIDDLEDDLFERSDPREQQIQRRSFRLRKALGVIRRLVVPTRDGVSSLLHGDAEAVGTGIRPYFRDVEDHLVSISDSVEQLRDAVSSVLDTNLNLASNRQNTVMKKVTSWAAIIAIPTAITGFFGQNVTFPGEGQWSGLFASVSLIIATSLLLYRAFRSRDWL, encoded by the coding sequence ATGGTCAGGACACGGGCGTGGCGGAACGGTGCCGTCACGGAACAGGACTTCCCCGTCGACCGGATCTCCGACCTGGTCAGCGACCCGGACACGTTCGTCTGGGTCGACTACACCGACCCGCAGGGCGCCGACCTCGAGCACGTCGAGCAGGAGCTCGGGCTGCACGCCCTCGCCGTCGAGGACGCCCTCGAGCACGGGCAGCGCCCGAAGCTCGACCGCTACCGCGACAGCCTGTTCCTCGTCGTCTACGACGTCGGCTGGACGCGGGACGGCGAGCTCGCGACGCACGAGGTCAAGGCCTTCGTCACCGAACGGGCCCTCGTCACGATCCACGGCGCCGACGTCGACACCTCGTCGATGGAGCACCGGCTCGCGACCAACGACGACGTCGCCGCGCACGGGGTGCCGTGGCTCGTCTGGGCGCTGCTCGACGCCGTCGTCGACCACGCCACCGACGTGGTGGAGTCGATCGAGCAGGCGATCGACGACCTCGAGGACGACCTGTTCGAACGCAGCGACCCGCGCGAGCAGCAGATCCAGCGACGCTCGTTCCGCCTGCGGAAGGCGCTCGGCGTCATCCGTCGGCTCGTGGTGCCGACGCGCGACGGCGTCTCGTCGCTGCTGCACGGCGACGCCGAGGCCGTCGGCACCGGCATCCGGCCGTACTTCCGCGACGTCGAGGACCACCTCGTCTCGATCTCCGACTCGGTCGAGCAACTGCGCGACGCGGTGTCGAGCGTCCTCGACACGAACCTCAACCTGGCGTCGAACCGGCAGAACACGGTGATGAAGAAGGTGACGAGCTGGGCGGCGATCATCGCGATCCCGACCGCGATCACCGGCTTCTTCGGGCAGAACGTGACCTTCCCCGGCGAGGGACAGTGGAGCGGCCTGTTCGCGTCGGTCTCCCTCATCATCGCGACGTCGCTGCTGCTCTACCGCGCGTTCCGTTCCCGCGACTGGCTCTGA
- a CDS encoding SLC13 family permease: protein MRQAVIGGALLLVGAVCVALGLLPLDDLGALAERVLPVLGFVLGLTIVSELAADAGVFDRLADVAARVGGGRTIGLWGAVVVLAVLCTVFLSIDTTAVLLTPIVISLARRVGLPPMPFALTTVWLANTASLLLPVSNLTNLLAVDRMGLGGPLPFAGLMVWAAVAGVVVPCAVLLVVFRRGLFGRYMRVSVRQPSDPVSFWAASAVLVALVVALTVGVTVWIAAIAAAVVLVVVSAFRAPEQLRPSRVPWSTLLFAAGLFVVVETLHATGVTDPVVDALGSGTGTGPLLLLGGAGAVAANAIDNLPAYLVLEPAAGHDALRYAALLIGVNAGCLVTPWASLATLLWHARLSSEGVHLSWGRYMLLGCIAAPLTVVAGVLALAL, encoded by the coding sequence GTGCGTCAGGCCGTCATCGGTGGAGCCCTGCTCCTGGTGGGCGCGGTGTGCGTCGCGCTCGGTCTGCTGCCCCTGGACGACCTCGGCGCCCTGGCCGAGCGGGTGCTGCCCGTCCTCGGCTTCGTCCTCGGGCTGACGATCGTGTCGGAGCTCGCGGCGGACGCCGGGGTCTTCGACCGACTCGCCGACGTCGCTGCTCGGGTCGGCGGCGGACGCACGATCGGCCTGTGGGGCGCGGTCGTCGTGCTCGCCGTGCTCTGCACCGTCTTCCTGTCCATCGACACCACCGCCGTCCTGCTGACGCCGATCGTCATCTCGCTCGCCCGACGCGTCGGCCTGCCGCCGATGCCGTTCGCCCTGACCACCGTGTGGCTGGCGAACACCGCGTCGCTGCTGCTGCCGGTGTCGAACCTCACGAACCTGCTCGCGGTCGACCGGATGGGGCTCGGCGGACCGCTGCCCTTCGCCGGCCTGATGGTGTGGGCGGCCGTCGCCGGCGTCGTCGTGCCGTGCGCGGTCCTGCTCGTCGTGTTCCGTCGCGGACTGTTCGGGCGGTACATGCGCGTCTCGGTGCGGCAGCCGTCGGACCCGGTGTCGTTCTGGGCCGCCTCGGCCGTGCTCGTCGCGCTCGTCGTGGCGCTGACGGTGGGCGTCACGGTGTGGATCGCCGCGATCGCCGCAGCGGTCGTGCTCGTCGTCGTCTCGGCGTTCCGGGCGCCGGAGCAGCTCCGCCCCTCGCGGGTGCCGTGGTCGACGCTGCTGTTCGCGGCCGGCCTGTTCGTCGTGGTCGAGACCCTGCACGCGACGGGCGTCACCGACCCGGTCGTCGATGCGCTCGGCTCCGGGACGGGAACCGGGCCGCTCCTGCTGCTCGGCGGTGCGGGCGCGGTGGCCGCGAACGCCATCGACAACCTGCCTGCCTACCTGGTGCTCGAGCCGGCCGCCGGCCACGACGCACTGCGCTACGCGGCCCTGCTCATCGGCGTGAACGCGGGCTGCCTCGTGACCCCCTGGGCGTCGCTCGCGACCCTGCTCTGGCACGCGCGCCTGTCGAGCGAGGGCGTGCACCTGTCGTGGGGGCGCTACATGCTCCTCGGTTGCATCGCGGCACCGCTCACGGTCGTCGCCGGCGTGCTCGCCCTCGCGCTCTAG
- a CDS encoding mechanosensitive ion channel domain-containing protein: MDILLRLLVATGFALLVTAVVALVLHLVLRTIARRERWAGVLSRRTKHPFRTVLLVVLLWVAFTASVPRDPDAYPWRDEVVHGFLIVTIAVGCWLACQVAIFLEDLGLHRFRIDVPDNRQARRIRTQVLIIRRLTVAVLVIIAVGAILLTFDGVEAAGASVLASAGLISVVAGLAAQSTLGNVFAGMQLAFSGSIRVDDVVVVEQQWGRIEEITLTYVVVHLWDDRRFVLPSTYFTSTPFENWTRTNSELLGAVEFDLDWRVRPGEIRDELDRILDRTELWDRRVKVLQVTEAVQGWVRIRVLATSHDAPSLFDLRCYIREELVEWIQRTHPDALPVQRVLMVDETAPRRRGTSSAADSALFAPGQEDRAALFTGPLQTSDIPRSER, translated from the coding sequence ATGGACATCCTCCTCCGACTCCTCGTCGCGACCGGGTTCGCCCTCCTCGTCACCGCCGTCGTCGCCCTCGTCCTGCACCTGGTGCTCCGGACGATCGCGCGCCGGGAACGGTGGGCCGGCGTGCTCTCGCGGCGGACGAAGCACCCGTTCCGCACGGTCCTGCTCGTGGTCCTGCTCTGGGTCGCGTTCACCGCGAGCGTCCCGCGCGACCCGGACGCCTACCCGTGGCGGGACGAGGTCGTGCACGGCTTCCTCATCGTGACGATCGCGGTCGGCTGCTGGCTCGCCTGCCAGGTCGCGATCTTCCTCGAGGACCTCGGCCTGCACCGCTTCCGCATCGACGTGCCGGACAACCGCCAGGCCCGACGCATCCGCACGCAGGTCCTCATCATCCGACGGCTCACCGTCGCCGTCCTCGTCATCATCGCCGTCGGCGCGATCCTGCTCACCTTCGACGGGGTCGAGGCAGCGGGGGCGAGCGTGCTCGCGAGCGCCGGGCTCATCTCGGTCGTCGCGGGCCTGGCGGCGCAGTCGACCCTCGGCAACGTCTTCGCGGGCATGCAGCTCGCGTTCTCCGGCTCGATCCGCGTCGACGACGTCGTCGTGGTCGAGCAGCAGTGGGGGCGCATCGAGGAGATCACGCTGACCTACGTCGTCGTGCACCTGTGGGACGACCGGCGTTTCGTGCTGCCGTCGACGTACTTCACGAGCACGCCGTTCGAGAACTGGACGCGCACGAACAGCGAACTGCTCGGTGCAGTCGAGTTCGACCTCGACTGGCGGGTCCGGCCGGGGGAGATACGGGACGAACTCGACCGGATCCTCGACCGCACCGAGCTGTGGGACCGTCGGGTCAAGGTGCTCCAGGTCACCGAGGCGGTGCAGGGCTGGGTGCGCATCCGGGTGCTCGCGACGTCGCACGACGCCCCGTCGCTGTTCGACCTGCGGTGCTACATCCGCGAGGAGCTCGTCGAGTGGATCCAGCGCACCCACCCGGACGCCCTGCCGGTGCAGCGCGTGCTCATGGTCGACGAGACCGCGCCGCGCCGCCGTGGCACGTCGTCCGCCGCCGACTCGGCGCTGTTCGCGCCCGGGCAGGAGGACCGCGCGGCGCTCTTCACCGGGCCGCTCCAGACGTCGGACATCCCGCGTTCGGAGCGCTGA
- a CDS encoding amino acid permease, translating into MTAQNDTGSPAPANDFSHEQEGYQHGLKPRQLQMIAIGGAIGTGLFLGAGGRLHTAGPALAVVYLIAGVFAFFILRALGELVLHRPSSGSFISYAREFYGEKFAYAAGWMYFLNWAMTSIVDTTAVALYLHYWAGPRAIPQWALALAALLIVLAANLVAVKVFGELEFWFAIIKVAALVAFLVVALIWLFFAFPVETGGETVRTGFSIWSDNGGLFPTGLLPTVLVVQGVVFAYAAIELVGTASGETQDTEKVIPRAINSVVLRIAVFYVGSVVLLSLLLPYTSYKEGVSPFVTFFSSIGNRQVGEVIGSVMNFVVLTAALSSLNAGLYSTGRALHSMGMNGSAPKWTTKMTKGGVPFAGILLTSAFTLIGVILNLFVPAQAFEIALNIASLGIVTAWGTIILCQMKLRSWAKQGLAKEPSFKLPGAPVTSWLTLAFLATVIVLMAIDYPRGTFTVASLVVVIPLLILGWYLQRDRIMQIASLRSGVTGPYPVTGRDPAKQVRRREGGGTE; encoded by the coding sequence ATGACAGCGCAGAACGACACGGGATCCCCCGCGCCCGCGAACGACTTCTCGCACGAGCAGGAGGGCTACCAGCACGGTCTGAAGCCCCGGCAACTGCAGATGATCGCAATCGGCGGCGCCATCGGGACCGGACTCTTCCTGGGCGCCGGTGGCCGCCTGCACACCGCGGGTCCCGCCCTGGCCGTCGTGTACCTGATCGCGGGCGTGTTCGCCTTCTTCATCCTCAGGGCGCTCGGCGAGCTCGTGCTGCACCGCCCGTCCTCCGGGTCGTTCATCTCGTACGCCCGTGAGTTCTACGGCGAGAAGTTCGCCTACGCGGCCGGCTGGATGTACTTCCTCAACTGGGCGATGACGTCGATCGTCGACACGACCGCGGTCGCGCTCTACCTGCACTACTGGGCCGGACCGCGTGCGATCCCGCAGTGGGCGCTCGCCCTCGCTGCGCTGCTGATCGTGCTCGCCGCGAACCTGGTGGCCGTCAAGGTGTTCGGCGAGCTCGAGTTCTGGTTCGCGATCATCAAGGTCGCCGCGCTCGTGGCCTTCCTGGTGGTCGCGCTCATCTGGCTGTTCTTCGCCTTCCCGGTCGAGACGGGCGGCGAGACCGTCCGCACCGGCTTCAGCATCTGGTCGGACAACGGCGGCCTGTTCCCGACCGGCTTGCTGCCCACCGTGCTCGTCGTGCAGGGCGTCGTGTTCGCGTACGCCGCGATCGAGCTCGTCGGCACGGCCTCGGGCGAGACGCAGGACACCGAGAAGGTCATCCCCCGCGCCATCAACTCCGTCGTGCTGCGCATCGCGGTCTTCTACGTCGGCTCGGTGGTGCTCCTGTCGCTCCTGCTGCCGTACACGTCCTACAAGGAGGGCGTCAGCCCCTTCGTGACGTTCTTCTCGTCGATCGGCAACCGGCAGGTGGGCGAGGTCATCGGGTCCGTCATGAACTTCGTCGTGCTGACGGCCGCGCTGTCGTCGCTGAACGCCGGGCTCTACTCGACCGGCCGTGCACTGCACTCGATGGGCATGAACGGCTCGGCGCCGAAGTGGACGACGAAGATGACGAAGGGCGGCGTGCCGTTCGCCGGCATCCTGCTCACCTCGGCGTTCACGCTCATCGGGGTGATCCTCAACCTGTTCGTCCCCGCTCAGGCGTTCGAGATCGCGCTGAACATCGCGAGCCTCGGCATCGTCACCGCCTGGGGCACGATCATCCTGTGCCAGATGAAGCTGCGCTCGTGGGCGAAGCAGGGCCTGGCGAAGGAGCCGTCCTTCAAGCTGCCCGGTGCCCCCGTGACGTCCTGGCTGACCCTGGCGTTCCTTGCGACCGTCATCGTGCTCATGGCGATCGACTACCCGCGAGGCACCTTCACGGTCGCATCGCTCGTCGTCGTCATCCCGCTGCTCATCCTCGGGTGGTACCTGCAGCGCGACCGCATCATGCAGATCGCCTCGCTGCGGTCCGGCGTGACCGGTCCGTACCCGGTCACCGGCCGCGACCCGGCCAAGCAGGTGCGTCGCCGCGAGGGAGGCGGCACCGAGTAG
- a CDS encoding PepSY domain-containing protein produces MIFRTQHQTSTTRRLAAVAALPVAAVLALAGCSSDDDDADRTDRVAGAGATSGPATGPATGGTTAASAGSTDALLAAAATAREDVGSGTVLAVEWEQDGSGHEVLVVTKDGTEHEVRTDADGTAVVGTPQQETADADDRAEHERFVAAADLDVERAVRALTDLHDGAVTEIGLDDHRGAVVWEGDVVDASGTKHSVRVDAGSGDVVTDRVDTDD; encoded by the coding sequence ATGATCTTCCGCACCCAGCACCAGACGTCCACCACCCGCCGCCTCGCCGCGGTCGCCGCCCTGCCCGTGGCGGCGGTCCTCGCCCTCGCCGGCTGCTCGTCGGACGACGACGACGCCGACCGCACCGACCGGGTCGCCGGAGCCGGCGCGACCTCGGGGCCGGCCACCGGTCCGGCGACGGGCGGCACGACGGCCGCGTCCGCCGGGTCGACCGACGCACTGCTCGCTGCCGCCGCGACCGCGCGTGAGGACGTCGGATCGGGCACGGTCCTCGCGGTCGAGTGGGAGCAGGACGGCTCGGGCCACGAGGTCCTCGTCGTCACGAAGGACGGCACCGAGCACGAGGTGCGCACGGACGCTGACGGCACCGCGGTGGTCGGCACGCCCCAGCAGGAGACCGCCGACGCCGACGACCGTGCCGAGCACGAACGGTTCGTGGCGGCCGCCGACCTCGACGTCGAGCGGGCCGTGCGCGCCCTGACGGACCTGCACGACGGCGCGGTCACCGAGATCGGTCTCGACGACCACCGCGGCGCGGTCGTGTGGGAGGGCGACGTCGTCGACGCGTCCGGCACGAAGCACAGCGTGCGGGTCGACGCGGGCTCGGGCGACGTGGTGACCGACCGGGTCGACACCGACGACTGA
- a CDS encoding HAMP domain-containing sensor histidine kinase yields the protein MPRRRRFRSVRARTTLGAGLVVLAALVVGAVGFVVVLRLVLLDGVRAAAETGLEQVSSRVESEGAGAVRDAEDVLVQVVGEDGAVLAHGEDTEPAPLPTADESTWSDDGDRWLVVADDVDLPGSGSATLVYGVPLEQTDAAIRTATVLLAVGVPVLVLLLVAVTWSVTGRSLRPVERMRREVEAIRAARPEARVDVPDTGDEIARLASTMNVMLDRLDRSAESQRRFVADASHELRSPITSIRQHAEVAVAHPDRSDVRDLSAVVRSEAVRLQDLVAALLELSRLDEGGTGTRRPVDLDDLAFDAVARARTTARAGVRVDGSGISAARVLGDERVLTAVVRNLVDNAVRHASSRVAVTLGTGGGEAVLAVDDDGPGVPVQERERVFERFVRLDDARSRDVGGAGLGLAIVRDAVLAHGGDAMVTDAPLGGARFVVRIALAD from the coding sequence GTGCCCCGACGACGTCGGTTCCGCTCCGTCCGGGCGCGCACCACGCTCGGCGCCGGACTCGTCGTGCTCGCCGCGCTGGTCGTCGGTGCGGTGGGGTTCGTCGTCGTGCTCCGGCTGGTCCTGCTCGACGGTGTTCGTGCGGCAGCAGAGACGGGGCTCGAACAGGTGTCGTCGCGGGTGGAGTCGGAGGGCGCCGGGGCGGTGCGGGACGCCGAGGACGTGCTCGTCCAGGTCGTGGGGGAGGACGGTGCCGTCCTGGCGCACGGCGAGGACACCGAACCTGCCCCGCTGCCGACCGCCGACGAGTCGACGTGGTCGGACGACGGCGACCGGTGGCTGGTGGTGGCGGACGACGTCGACCTGCCCGGTTCCGGGTCGGCGACGCTGGTGTACGGCGTCCCGCTCGAGCAGACCGACGCGGCGATCCGGACGGCGACCGTGCTGTTGGCCGTCGGGGTGCCGGTGCTCGTGCTCCTGCTCGTGGCGGTGACCTGGTCGGTGACCGGACGGTCACTCCGCCCCGTCGAGCGGATGCGGCGCGAGGTCGAGGCGATCCGCGCCGCCCGACCGGAGGCGCGCGTCGACGTGCCGGACACGGGCGACGAGATCGCCCGGCTGGCGAGCACGATGAACGTCATGCTCGACCGGCTCGACCGGTCGGCGGAGTCGCAGCGACGCTTCGTCGCCGACGCCTCGCACGAGCTGCGGTCGCCGATCACGTCGATCCGCCAGCACGCGGAGGTCGCGGTCGCGCACCCCGACCGGTCCGACGTCCGCGACCTCTCCGCCGTCGTGCGGTCCGAGGCGGTGCGGTTGCAGGACCTCGTCGCCGCCCTCCTCGAGCTCTCCCGCCTCGACGAGGGCGGCACCGGCACGCGACGTCCGGTGGACCTCGACGACCTCGCGTTCGACGCCGTGGCCCGCGCCCGGACGACCGCGAGGGCCGGGGTCCGCGTCGACGGTTCCGGGATCTCGGCCGCTCGCGTGCTCGGTGACGAGCGCGTCCTCACCGCGGTCGTCCGCAACCTGGTCGACAACGCCGTCCGACACGCGTCCTCGCGCGTCGCCGTCACGCTCGGCACGGGCGGCGGCGAGGCCGTGCTCGCGGTGGACGACGACGGTCCCGGGGTGCCCGTGCAGGAGCGCGAGCGGGTGTTCGAGCGCTTCGTCCGCCTCGACGACGCCCGGAGCCGCGACGTCGGGGGAGCCGGCCTCGGGCTGGCGATCGTGCGCGACGCCGTCCTCGCCCACGGCGGCGACGCGATGGTGACCGACGCACCCCTCGGCGGCGCACGGTTCGTCGTGCGCATCGCACTCGCCGACTGA
- a CDS encoding response regulator transcription factor: MRVLVVDDEVRLADGVRRGLEAEGWAVDVAHDGVDGLWHAREFRYDVIVLDLMMPGLSGWAVCAELRAEQDWTPVLMLTAKDGEWDQVEALDAGADDYVTKPFSHPVLVARLRALVRRGARERPTVLELGDLAVDPAARSVTRAGTPVDLTSREFAVLEHLARRAGQVCSKRDVIENVWDVDFDGDPNIVEVYVGHLRRKIDRPFGRAALETVRGAGYRLAADGG, encoded by the coding sequence ATGCGCGTGCTGGTGGTCGACGACGAGGTCCGGCTCGCCGACGGGGTCCGTCGCGGCCTCGAGGCCGAGGGATGGGCGGTCGACGTCGCCCACGACGGCGTCGACGGCCTGTGGCACGCCCGGGAGTTCCGCTACGACGTGATCGTCCTCGACCTCATGATGCCCGGGCTGAGCGGGTGGGCGGTCTGCGCCGAGCTCCGCGCCGAGCAGGACTGGACGCCCGTGCTCATGCTCACGGCGAAGGACGGCGAGTGGGACCAGGTCGAGGCACTCGACGCCGGCGCCGACGACTACGTCACGAAGCCGTTCTCCCACCCCGTGCTCGTCGCCCGGCTCCGCGCGCTGGTCCGCCGCGGCGCCCGCGAGCGTCCGACGGTCCTGGAACTCGGCGACCTCGCCGTCGACCCGGCGGCGCGGTCGGTGACCCGCGCGGGGACGCCCGTCGACCTGACGAGCCGCGAGTTCGCGGTGCTCGAACACCTGGCGCGACGGGCCGGGCAGGTGTGCTCGAAGCGCGACGTCATCGAGAACGTGTGGGACGTCGACTTCGACGGGGACCCGAACATCGTCGAGGTGTACGTCGGGCACCTGCGCCGCAAGATCGACCGCCCCTTCGGGCGCGCCGCGCTGGAGACCGTGCGCGGTGCCGGGTACCGGTTGGCGGCCGACGGTGGCTGA
- a CDS encoding SCO4848 family membrane protein gives MLVFAAVVLFLGAVFNVITWPRFFQRVANDTRARDAAGKPTTFYTVHLVLLLVALAIAVASILAGILLFV, from the coding sequence GTGCTCGTCTTCGCCGCAGTCGTCCTGTTCCTCGGTGCCGTCTTCAACGTCATCACGTGGCCCCGCTTCTTCCAGCGCGTGGCGAACGACACCCGGGCCCGCGACGCCGCGGGCAAGCCGACGACCTTCTACACGGTGCACCTCGTCCTGCTGCTCGTTGCGCTGGCGATCGCCGTGGCGTCGATCCTCGCGGGCATCCTGCTGTTCGTCTGA